A stretch of the Panicum virgatum strain AP13 chromosome 9N, P.virgatum_v5, whole genome shotgun sequence genome encodes the following:
- the LOC120691627 gene encoding POU domain, class 6, transcription factor 2, whose translation MGRRRPKKKEGRIDGIIDNLAQYGFPRTQIRKTVNDLLQLYGRDGWLLLEDGSYRVVLDKLLEEQEQLEKQEAAVVDKATPENDMEVSQAVHSEAPTESQPTLEQQASTNSLPPQEHVLPLPPATRAAPARLPCYGWISEESDTDSESEDEEMLSDGQRLAIIPQKDAPNPAETLPSTRMRPNRWDVGPNWG comes from the exons atgGGGCGGCGAAGGCCCAAGAAAAAGGAGGGGCGGATCGACGGCATCATTGACAACCTTGCTCAGTACGGCTTCCCTAGGACCCAAATCCGCAAGACCGTCAACGACCTCCTACAG CTGTACGGGAGGGATGGCTGGCTGTTGCTGGAGGATGGATCATACCGTGTTGTGCTTGACAAGCTCCTGGAAGAACAGGAGCAGCTGGAG AAACAAGAAGCAGCAGTGGTAGACAAGGCAACACCAGAAAATGATATGGAAGTGTCACAAGCAGTGCATAGTGAGGCACCAACTGAATCTCAGCCAACCCTTGAACAGCAAGCTTCTACCAATAGTTTGCCTCCCCAGGAGCATGTACTGCCACTACCTCCAGCTACAAGAGCTGCTCCTGCAAGGCTTCCCTGCTATGGATGGATCAGCGAAGAGTCCGATACAGATAGTGAATCAGAGGACGAAGAAATGCTTTCAGATGGACAAAGGCTAGCAATTATCCCACAAAAGGATGCACCAAATCCTGCAGAAACCTTGCCTTCTACGAGGATGCGGCCAAATAGATGGGATGTGGGCCCTAACTG GGGCTGA